A genome region from Hevea brasiliensis isolate MT/VB/25A 57/8 chromosome 9, ASM3005281v1, whole genome shotgun sequence includes the following:
- the LOC110662126 gene encoding probable calcium-binding protein CML15, with translation MNMAATAAICIEQFNQLKDIFARFDMDSDGSLTILELAALLRSLGLKPSGDQIHVLLANMDSNGNGFIEFDELVKAILPDMNEDMFVNQEQLLDVFQMFDRDGNGYISAAELAGSMAKMGQPLTYTELTEMIKEADTDGDGVISFNEFTSVMAKSAMEFLGLALS, from the coding sequence ATGAACATGGCGGCAACAGCAGCAATTTGCATCGAACAATTCAACCAATTAAAGGACATTTTCGCTCGATTCGACATGGATTCCGATGGTAGCCTCACAATTTTAGAGCTTGCAGCCTTGTTAAGGTCCCTCGGACTTAAACCTTCCGGTGACCAAATTCATGTGCTCTTAGCTAACATGGATTCTAATGGCAATGGATTCATAGAATTTGATGAATTGGTCAAAGCAATTTTACCTGATATGAATGAAGACATGTTTGTAAATCAAGAACAACTTTTAGATGTTTTTCAAATGTTCGATCGTGACGGTAATGGCTACATTAGCGCTGCAGAGCTTGCTGGGTCCATGGCGAAAATGGGTCAGCCATTAACATATACGGAGCTTACAGAGATGATCAAGGAGGCAGATACAGATGGTGATGGTGTCATTAGCTTCAATGAATTTACTTCTGTAATGGCAAAGTCTGCCATGGAATTCTTAGGCCTGGCTTTGTCATAA
- the LOC110662129 gene encoding uncharacterized protein LOC110662129 produces MASAAITSSPGQQPPADGEIQQPSVPVAVSASSSAWHSSGSIGPFFGVISVLAVLAILSCFVGRICSRRAVAPPPDNIKHRGYLGWMKRRSRWCWGGDVEVGANKVMAFGGDHQAKDGEVDQQLPPTA; encoded by the coding sequence ATGGCATCCGCCGCCATTACATCGTCGCCTGGCCAGCAACCGCCGGCTGACGGAGAGATTCAACAACCAAGTGTTCCAGTGGCTGTATCAGCTAGTAGTAGTGCATGGCATTCTTCAGGGTCTATTGGCCCTTTCTTTGGAGTTATTTCTGTTCTTGCAGTTCTAGCTATTCTTTCTTGCTTTGTGGGTCGAATATGCAGCCGTCGGGCAGTGGCTCCTCCTCCGGACAACATCAAGCATAGAGGGTATCTGGGGTGGATGAAACGGAGGAGCCGGTGGTGCTGGGGTGGAGATGTTGAGGTTGGAGCCAATAAGGTGATGGCTTTTGGTGGTGATCATCAAGCTAAAGATGGCGAGGTTGATCAGCAATTACCCCCTACAGCTTGA